The stretch of DNA CATCCTCAAATTTCTTAAAAAGAGGAAGCGATACCACGATTTCTTTGATAATTTCACGCCCCTCCTCAAGGCTCTTTGCTAGTTCGGTCTCTTCATCTTTGCTCAGTATTGAGATATCACCCATTGAATGAAAATAAGCCTGTACGAGGTCCTCCGTCTTTTCATATCCTTCAACCTCCTCCTCGGCCTCTATCATGGCAGCAGCTCTTTCCTGATCTACGACCTTCACTCCCATGTCCTGCAGAAGGTCCATCAGATCCTCTATCTCATCCGGTGAAAAGTACTCCGAGGGCAACGCATCATTTATCTCGTCAAAAGTCAACGTACCACGTTTCTTACCTATGCTTATTATCTCTTCAAATATGTCCTTTTCCTTCATTGTTATTGCTCTCCAAAATAAAAAAAAATTTTCAGGATGATTTTATTTAGGGACGCTGCCCAGGCCTTCTCTTTGTATCCTCATCAACAGTCTATATGTCTTAAATGCCTCCTGTAAAAACAATCTATATATCAAACACAAACTCCTATTATAGCATAATGTTAAAAAAATTTCTGAAACATTTTTATTTATCGGTAATTTTATGCAAACAGTTAATCAAATATTGCGATGAGTTGCTAAAGGCTAAGCCATAGAAGTAGGAGAATGACTGCTGCCTGGTATCAATCCTCAACAATATCCCAGCATAGTGGTGTACCTTTTTTAATATCCACTTTAGCCCGTTTAGTGAGTATTTCAGCCAGATGTTTGGGCGCAAGCCCATAGGCTGGCCTTATGGATTTTACATTTTCAGTTGTGAATGCCCCATGAGCTGTGATATCTTCTATAACAAACAGGGAACGCGCATGTTCACGGCTTTTTTTAACGGCTGATGAAAGGTCATACGTAACTGTGCCAATGGCTGCCTCTGTTTCCCTTATGCCGTTAACCATACGGCGAAATGCTGCTGGTTCAAGAGAAAAGGCCGAATCAGGCCCTCCCAACATCTTATCCAATATGAAATGTTTCTCTATTATGTGTGCTCCTAAGGCTGCCGCCGCTATAGGCGCACTTATGCCCGGTGTGTGGTCAGAAAGCCCGGCCACTGTGTTTAGCGTTTCTCTTATATGTTGGATGGTTTTTAAATTTATCTCGCTATACGGTGTTGGATAAACACTTGAACACTTAAGGAAAGCTACTTTGTCATTTCCCGCCTCTTTGCAAGTCTCCAGTGCCTCCGCTATCTCATCAAATATTGCAACACCGGTTGAGATTATTACTGGCTTTCCCTTACTGGCAACGTACTTAATCAGAGGCAAGTCTGTTATCTCAAAAGATGCAATCTTGTAGGCGGGCACGTTCAGGTTTTCAAGAAAATCCACCGATGTCTTGTCAAACGGTGAAGAGAACCATATAAGCCCCACATCAAGCGCCTTTTCCACTAATGCCGGAAACCACTCCCACGGGGTAAATGCCTCCGAGTAAAGTTCATGCAGGGTTTTACCGTCCCAAATCGTTCCCTGCTTAATTTTGAAATAGTCGTTGTGACAGTCTATGGTAATCGTGTCGGATTTATACGTTTGAAATTTGACCGCATCAGCACCGGAGTCTTTCATCGCCTCTATGGTTTTAAGTGCAATGCCAAGGTCTTGTCTGTGGTTAGCAGATAGCTCAGCCACAATAAAGACAGGGTCGCCTGCCCCCACACTTCTGCCGCTTATGGTTATATTGTGCATATCAGTTTAACGAAAATACTCAGCAAGACTACTTATGATAACACGCTGCCCTCCGGAATTTACAGGTGCAATTGCGGTCTTTTCATCTCTTAGTATCTGAATCCCCTGAATGCCAAGCGCCTCAGCACCGATGAAATCCTTTGCCGGATTATCCCCAACATACACACACTCTGAGGATGTACTTAAACTAAGAAGATTAAGCGCAACCTGAAAAGGCATATACGACGGTTTCCAATACTTTGAGCCAAGTGTGTCCGTGTAAATAATTACATCAAACAGGGATTGAAGCCCAAGAGCGTTAACCTTATT from Nitrospirota bacterium encodes:
- the pseI gene encoding pseudaminic acid synthase, whose translation is MHNITISGRSVGAGDPVFIVAELSANHRQDLGIALKTIEAMKDSGADAVKFQTYKSDTITIDCHNDYFKIKQGTIWDGKTLHELYSEAFTPWEWFPALVEKALDVGLIWFSSPFDKTSVDFLENLNVPAYKIASFEITDLPLIKYVASKGKPVIISTGVAIFDEIAEALETCKEAGNDKVAFLKCSSVYPTPYSEINLKTIQHIRETLNTVAGLSDHTPGISAPIAAAALGAHIIEKHFILDKMLGGPDSAFSLEPAAFRRMVNGIRETEAAIGTVTYDLSSAVKKSREHARSLFVIEDITAHGAFTTENVKSIRPAYGLAPKHLAEILTKRAKVDIKKGTPLCWDIVED